agtcagagcaaaaaacaagccatggggttgaaggaattgtccgtagagctccaagacaggattgtgttgtggcacagatctggggaaggttaccaaaaaatgtctgcagcattgaaggtccccaagaacacagtggcctactttcttaaatggaacaagtttggGACCTCTAaaactcttccttgagctggccacccggccaaactgagcaatcgaggggaaagggcttggtcagggaggtgaccgagagcccgatggtcactatgacagagcaccagagttcctctggagatggttgtccttctggaaggttctcccatctctgcagcactccaccaagcaggcctttatggtagagtggccagacagaagccactcctcagtaaaaggcacatgacagcccgcttggagttttccaaaaagcacctaaaggagtctcagaccatgagaaacaagattctctggtctgataatcaagattgaacactttggcctgaatgccaagcgtcacgtctggaggaaacctggcaccatccctatggtaaagtatggtggtggcagcattgtgctgtggggatgtttttcagcggcagggactgggagattcgtcaggtttgagggaaagatgaacggagcaaagtaaacagagatccttgatgaaaacctgctccagagcgctcaggacctcagactggggtataggttcactttccaacaggacaaggaccctaagcacacagccaagacaacgcaggagtggcttcgggacaagtctctgaatgtccttgagtggcccagccagagccggacttgaacctgatcgaacatctctggagagacctgaatatagctgtgcaacaacgctcccatcaaacctgacagggcttgagaggatcttcagagaagaatggggttaactccccaaatacaggtgtgctaagcttgtagcgtcatacccaagaagacttgaggctgttgaagcacctttggcagcaattacaaagtactgagtaaagagtctgagtacttatgtagatgtgatgttttatttgtaatttatttgcaaaaaattctgaacctgttttcgctttgccattatggggtattgtgtgtagattgagggggggattTATTTTCTAatgaggctgtaacctaacagtGGTCTGCACTGTACATGCATAAATGTAAATCTAGAGTACATGTTTGCATggttgtaagtctctctggataagagcgtctgctaaatgatataAAGTAATTTATGCTTTGGCTCTTGCCAGTGTCTTGCCAATGCTGCTGATGGAGTGAGACTGGCAGCACGGATTGTGGACACACCGTGCAATGAGATGAATACGGATCACTTCTTGGAGGCAAGTGATATCCTAATGTAGTTAtcgactgcgtcccaaatggcaccctattccctacatagggcactGCTTTTTAGCCCTATGGGCTTtgctcaaagtagtgcactatatagggtttagggtgccatttgggatgctaccATCATAAAGCAATAGCACCCAAGTAATGGACGATTGACAGTGACTTAAAACAACTTaattaaacaattttttttttttgactgcGTATGCCTTTTTGTCTTCAGGAGATAAAGGCAGTGGGGACTGAACTGGGCATTTCTCCTGTTATCATTCGAGGAGAGGAACTGAAGCAGAAAGGATTTGGAGGTAGTGTATCAGGACAGGAGGGTCTTGGCTAAGTGTTATGCTGATCTGTTATGCTTCTATGTTTTGGGACCAGATTATGTGAGTTTGCTAAATATTTTAATGAACTGATAAAACACACCGGTGCagaatcaaggtgacttacaaagctGAGGAGggccaagagcaagagagggagtgtgttgtagtgtccacaactagtcatcgtggaatctgaaaagacccGTATCCCGAAAGCATGATGGTCTACTAcgtgcacatgctaaaagaaaggaatGAGGTGGGTAGCTAACTGTCATTGTAGAaaagtatttataaacaaaaAATCTGATCTCTTAATTTTCATTCTAATGTCTATACAATAGGCTATCATTGATTTTGGCACAATAGGCCTGACATATTACCTCTTTAAAGGAGCTTTCTGTTTTGATAGGGTTATCAAAAATGTCAGACCTAcctatagaaaaaaagaaaaacaacactgcctccctgcctccctggcaagagtggcccgaagggtgtttagcatccccagtgggggtattctctgctgctggcctgctctgcaggcaccatcacatgagcctgaagccacacTCTGGCCAAACTCGTGTTTCTAAAAGTGAATTCAAAGGCACTAATAATTAATTAGATTTGAATTATAATTAAGTCACAGCCTTTATGCACAATTTATAGACTAATGacttaatacaacaaaatgtttaaATGCTGAGCGCTTAATGTTCCTGTCAGCCTAGTGTGTCGACActcgcaaatgcttcacaatttatttatttgtaggctatagccttgaaataataggctaataatatagcctaaataattcatttaGGCTACCCATCTGGTTCCTGACCTATTTAAAGTGTTTATATGCAGTTTAATGTGACATCTAGCCTATTTGAAATTGTGAATGCTTTTAGTCGCCTTTTCATGTTTATTAAAATACTTTATATAAaaatcatatggtttggtttcaatacctCAAAACCAagtagtcacaaaaatagatgggtgttggttaaatgatGATTTTTAAGGAATGGAGCGAATTTGGAGTGTCAGTTTATCCTGTGAGTGAGGAGCGTTTTTTAGCGGAACGGTTAGAAAGAATTTGGTACGCCAAAGCAACTCTGCTCTCATACTCTAATTGGGACTCAAATCTGTTTGGTGCTTTGCTTCCCATCACACAAACTGTGTGGGCCAGTTTAGAAAAAGGTATTTTCAAACTGGCtgcactttaaaaaatatatatgttttatttgttttaatcATATGTATGATGACCACACGCTTTCTTCCACTTCCCTTTTGGAGTTTTTGGGGGGTTAGTCCTCCTCTCCTTTTGTCTTTGAATGTGCAATGTTTCTATTCTGATGTATTACTTTTTCAGTAAAACTAGCTAATTAATGGGACCCAAAATATTTAGGCCAAAAGTAATGTCAAATTAGTTTTCCCACATTGGACTAAAGCTTGTATTTTAGTTTGTTGTCATGTGATGCAGATACACTCATGGTTGTTTTTCCCTGGTAACTCAATTTTAGTTTGTGGTTATCAACTCAATCACTTTGGACTGTTTGGGCCCTCAGGGATCTATGGAGTGGGCAAGGCAGCGGTGAACCCCCCTGCTCTGGCAGTCCTGAGTCACAAACCAGATGGTGCCACCCAGACTATTGCATGGGTGGGCAAGGGAATCGTTTACGACACTGGAGGCCTCAGCATCAAGGGAAAGGTAAAGGCGAGCATGAGGCTTGTCAgttgggctgcatcccaaatagcaccatgttccctatagtgcagtacttttgaacaGAACCCTACGGGCCCTTGTCTAAAGTGgtgtactataaagggaatggggtgccatttggaacaggtCCTTGATGTGATCATTCTGTCTTTTGTATAATTAAATGGATATTTAACAGTAGCCCGCTAAATAAGTATTCAGTTACAATGTTGTAAAGGATGCATgtgcttttttccccccacatcaAGACCAACATGCCTGGGATGAAGAGAGACTGTGGTGGGGCAGCAGCCATTTTAGGAGCTTTCAAAGCTACTGTCAAACAGGTGAGATCTACCTACTACACCTGGATAATCTTTCAAATCAACCTCTTATTTTGCAACATAAGGTCATGTTTGGAGACACGCTATGGGATTGTATTGAGCGTTTGAAAAGTTGTGTGCAGACCTTTTTTGAAATGCATGTCTTTTTTTCAGGGCTTCAAAGACAATCTCCATGCCGTATTCTGCCTGGCAGAGAATGCAGTCGGACCCGCTGCAACACGGCCAGATGACATCCACACACTCTACTCTGGAAAGTGAGTACCCTCCTAAATGTTGGATTAATTTAAACCAGTTAGGCAAAGTAATGGGAAACAGGCTAATACAATGGCAACCTGATGGAGGAAAGTAGGGTTTTTCCTTCTGATGGGCTTTGTGTGGGAAAGACACAATTGGCTGATATTTGACCAAGGATCCATTATTACGATGCTGGCTTAGTATGTGGTATGAAGTCTTTTCTGTTCTCTTTTTGCTGCCTTTCTGATGAAGGACCGTGGAGATCAACAACACTGATGCCGAGGGCAGGCTGGTGCTGTCTGATGGTGTGGTGTATGCCAGCAAGGACCTCTCTGCTGACATCATCCTGGATATGGCCACCCTGACAGGGGCACAGGTGTGTGACTGGCAGGCTCTTCTAGGGCCACAGCACTGCATCTTTGGCAACAACACACACCTACATTACTTTGGTGCCCCACAGTTCTTTAATCACGTATTGTCATTGTGCTTCAAGCAATGGATATAGTTTTGCCCTTATAGAATAGATTTAAGCCTCTAGGCATTTGATATATTTGTATTTCTATAATATTTGGTCGGAACATTATTTTCAGAAGTAGTGGTTAGGTAATAAATGTTAGATAAAAAAACATGAgttggcgcacacccagaaaaatgtgtttgtgtggagaTGCTGACTAATGGCGAATAATAGTTTATAGGTAACAAATGTTAGCACAAGGTAGTCGCACCACCATGTACATTGTTGAAACCCTCATAAAAGCCGGTCAGGGCTGTTTAACAGTCACTGCACTTTGGTCAGAGCCATATATAGGCTGAAATGAACATGTGCAAGGGTCAACAGGGCTCGTGACAGACTTAATTATACCCAGTACCCTGAAAGTTTTTTCATTTTGCTGATCTTCGCCCTAACTGAAATTTGTGGGCTACAGCTAAAACTCGCCACATTTCTGAGGAACTCAAAACAACGTATCAAGGTTGTCTCACACAAGTGGATGGTGTGTTTGTGTCAAACAAAATCATTAGGCCTAAATATTTCCTTATAACAGTTGTTCTAACTCAAAACACAGCTTGTGCTGACTGATAAAGCCACATCATGTGGTAACCCTCATGATGCACTGATGAGCTCATTCTGAAAGTCACATGCACCACACAGTATTAGTTTGGCTACCCAGTGAAGTAGTTATCTTGTGAAATGTTAGAGGTCTGATGCACAAAAACAAAGCTGGTTTTCGTTGCTGACCATCATAAGCGTTCGGTGAATTTGTACTCAATACACACATCATTGAAATTCTTATTACCACCTTTCACTTTAGTTCATTACCATAGTTCCTGTATAACAAATTACTACATAAGTATATGTTTCAAACAATGGTTTCATTTGTCTCTTTCCTAGGGGATCTCCACAGGGAAGTACCATTGTGCTGTGATGACCAACAGTGAGCAGTGGGAGATGGCATGTGTGAGTGCAGGCCGCAGCAGCGGAGACCTGGCTCACCCACTGGTCTACTGCCCAGAGCTGCACTTCAGTGAGTTCACCTCAGCCGTGGCAGACATGAAGAACTCTGTGGCTGTGAGTGGCACAACTACTCTTCTCTCTGCTGTATGCCCAGTCTACCAGGTCCTAATTCTGGATCGGAGTACAATCAAGTAGCTCCGTACAAGGAGTTAATGCTTCTACAGCCTATCATGATTGTTGTTAATTTTCCTTCACCCTATTATATattttctgctaaatgactaaaatgtaaatgtatcccttttctgtgtgtgtgaaagGACCGGGAGAATGCTACGAGCTCCTGTGCCGGCCTCTTCATCGGCTCTCACCTGGGTTTCGACTGGCCTGGGGTCTGGGTCCATGTGGACATAGCCTCCCCCGTCCATGCTGTGAGTGACTGGATATTTGGGTTTAGTGGGGGTGTTTTCCTGGACACTGATTTAAGCCTAGAATCCCCACTGAAAATGCTTTTTAGTTCATGATTAGGCTTAATGTGTCCAGGAAACCCCTTTTTTATTAAATCTTTTGGAAGTATAGACAATCTATTAAAGCCATTTCAGCCACTCCCATATCTTGACAGACTCAAATAAACAAGTCTCTTTAGAAAAAGTGTGCTTTAACCTGCTTCAGCCCAGCTCAAAGAAATGGGGAACAAAAGGATCATCCTCTGTATACCTTATCTATCTAGTGCTTGCAGATCAGTGAAAAAACAAATGTGAAAGCGCTAATGGAGGGGGGCTGGGAACAAAAATAGATTTGAGTCATGGTGTAACCTgttctgtctttctcttccttcctctctgcaGGGGGAGCGTGCTACCGGCTTCGGCGTGGCTCTGCTCATGGCTCTGTTCGGCCAGGCTTCCGATGACCCCATGCTCAACCAGGTGTCTCCTCTGGGGGCGGCCAGAATGAATGCTGCGACTGGGGACCCGGTGGCGCGCGACAGCAAAAGGCGGAGACTGGTGTAAAACCTCTAAGCAGCCACCTCTGGACGACTCTGCCTCACCAACTCCAGACCCACACACCTCCCCTCTTTACACTGACAGGCACTGTTCACCTAGAAAGCATTTCCAATCGTCAATTCTTAGTCTACTTCTTCACTATGCAGTGAATACAATGTGGGGGAAAAAGAGCAGGTGGCTAGAATTTCTCTCAGATTTGTTTGTGTTGTATTTAATTGACTGTCTTTGATTCTTTGTCACACACAGAATTGGGAGGAATTATGAATATGCAAATGTTTATAGCATGTTGTAGAAATAAAGGTTTTGCTGTCCTTGAATAAATTACAAGAGCATTATCACAATTTCTGAAAATTCTCCATAGCTGTAATGAAATCAAAATACAGTCTGAAATTGACTGTTAAAGTAACTGAATGAGGTATGTGTGCTAAGTGATTGTTTCCTTTTTCAATGTGTGTCTTGAGTAAATTCGCTAGGCGAACACATATTTTGGTTTGCGGCCATAGCTTATGCAGTGTTGCCAAACTTGTCTTTATGGACATTGGGAATAACTTGTGAATAATAAAGGTAGATCTTTTGGAATAAAGAATTTGAATAATCTTATCTGCTTTATCTTGTTCCTTGTAAAATGATAACTgcataaaataaaatgttgataaacttgcctgtaacaaatgtgaaataaatgtatAAGTAGCAAGCAAACCATAAACTATTGATGCAGGTCTTGTGATATGGGGGGTAGTTCAGTGTTAGCAGCCAGGCAACATATTACCAAGATACACTTCCACCACACTCCATCCCCCAGGTGGCAGCACCAACTGGGTCAAGGGCTCTTTGCCAGGAAGCCTGGATAAATCGACAGGTGTGAGTAATCCAGATGATTGGCATTCTGTGACCAGAGGCTTCTTGGCCTGCCAGTTTTTGTTAGTTAACCTATAGTTTATGCTTTCCTCAGTagttttatttttgtatatatttaatTTGGGTTACCACTTTGAACCAACACTAATCTGCTTGGATTGGCCAACTATGGCACTGAGCTATCCCTGGAGCTAAGGTAAGGCTGCTGTCTCCTGGGTATTTGCATTCAACTCCTGGTCGCATAGGCTTACTTCTCACATTTATGCACACATCAAATCAGTTTACAGACCATGTAGTTAGACCCCAACATATTGGGTGGTTTCGTGGGCCGATTAAACCTAATCTTAGATTAAATTTGCACTTCTTAAACTCACTTGAATGAAATGGCATTTCTCAGACATGCCCTAGTTTAGATTGAAAGAGTCTGATTTCCAGAAGGCTAGTAGCAGGTTCAATTTCAGATTAATGGATAGTGGCCCCCAGGTTGGCCTTGGCAATGGAGGGAAATGGATTACCTGGACTTTCAATGATCGAAGAGTACCACCAAGAACAGACAGAAGGGCGGTTATCGACAGGAACAACCCACTGAATGATTTAGATTAAATCAATTTTCCATGACCGTTTCTGTATGTACAAAGTAAATGCAGCGGAGATCATTTGTTTGCTTGACCCAAGGCTTTCATCTGACTCTCTTAGGGGAAGGCCCATTCCTCCTTCCCTACAAATACTGAGGTTTTTGGCATCTGAAACCTTCATTGTGAAACAGGAGATTTGTGTGGCGTAAGTGAACTGACAGCATGCAGATTAGTCCAGTCTGCACTGCTATATGTGAACTGAAAGACAATCGCATCAAGTTCCCTGCAGCCCACGCCAACTACAAGGTAGAGTTTTATGAATATGGGAACTTGCCTGGAGTCATTGGCTGTATAGATGGACGTCATATTCCCATTAAGTATCCCTCTACTACAGCATATGCTGAGGAGTACAGGAATTGTAAAAACTGGTTCTCATATgtgcaaagtgtgtgtgtatgtaacagtatagcttccatccctctccttgccctgggctcgaaccagggaccctctgcacacatcaacaacagccacccacgaagcatcgttacccatcgcttcacaaaagccgcggcccttacagagcaaggggaacaactacttcaaggtttcagagcgagtgacgtcaccgattgaaatgctattagtgcgcaccaccgctaactagctagccatttcacatcggttacatgtacACTCCCAATTTGCAGTTTTCCAACATTGTTGCACCCTGGAAAGGTACAACTCATGACTCAAGAATTTTCCAAAACTCCTCTTTGTACGCTCAGCTTGAAGGAGGACAACATAGTGAAATCATACTTGGTGACAGTGGGTATGCATAGACCAACTTCTTGTTCACCCCTCTGTTCATGCAATAGGACCTGAGCAACAATGGTACAGCCAAGCTCATATCCACACCAGAGGTGTAGTGGAGCTCATGTTTGGTGTGTTGAAGTCGTTTCCAGTGTCTCAAACACATTGCATTTTGAACCAACATTCTGCATTGTCATAATTGCAACAGCAGTGCTCACAATTGAAGATGAGGATGACCCAAATGTCTCCATGGTTGAGGTAGACAATGACAGAAATGGAATAGCCTGCAGAGATGCAGCACTTCTCACAACAAAGATAGCTCAAATTATTTTAGCAAATAATAGCCATGGATTGGTTAAAACCTGAGGGATGGGGCCTGTAGAAATGGAATAACTCCAGAGATACTGGATATAACGTCAAGATGCTTGTCTCCTCCCTAACAATGCGATTTGTTGTCCCTATAGCGGAACAGCGGCTGTAAACCTCtccaaccactctcaaattcataaaaCAGACctatagatgcaaggactgaccatgcaTCCATGATATAAAAATGACAGTTTtcaagatgcactatgcagaaatcgctccgccatttcctggttgctggtCTAAAAGTTaggctaatttcagtttgtgacaagaCAAGCAGTCACTGTGTATAGCAGGGCTCCCCAACTGGACACCGAATTTGGCCTGCGGTGATTTTATGCGTTACAAGTGTTTCTACGCATAATAGAgacatgtgatcgtatacaaatgtaagcaagctttgaaatgattgttttagtcaaaaatctgttttgggcttcttgcggttatttgtaattatgttccgcccCCCCCCCGGCTGAATCGTATTGATGATCCCTGATgcagagaatcattataccatctaagcagctgtgaaatatatttttcaaaaccaaaaatattgtattttcaactgtttgaagctggtgaacAAAATGGGAGACTGGGAAGCATAAAAATAGCGCACATACAACAGacctactgcttcttagacttgctttcaatgagaatgaaagatttaataactcacatttctatgtgaatttggtctggtcgcccaaaaagtaacatattgtagctttaactatgttttgaggctaccaatagtgtttgtttacagttTTTACacacattggagtaaaacaagcttttaTGTTTGCGTttatcaatgggtatatatcattaaGTCCACAAATGGCCGTAGCAgataaggattctagctttaaagggCAGCAGTGGGTTCAGTTGGTTGGTTTATTAATTAATTAGAAGGTGCAACGTTTGTAAAACAAAATCAATTCACCTCTTCctgttatactgtatgtagtgagtCACTAATCATGGGATGACATTTGCTATGTGGTTATGCACATAGGTCGAACTGTGCAGTGAGAATCATATCGTCCTGTCTGTAAAACAGGTAATCAATGACAAGGAAGTATAATCCTTTTGACAGTCTGCGCTGCGCCTGCGCCCTGTTTAGGTTGACCCTCGGGTGAAACTATAAAAACCCCAAGTTCCTAGGAAGTCATATGACTGATCTTTTCCAACATGGCTCGAgcactgttgttgtttgtgtttatgttgtCTGGTGTCTTTGCTGGACGCTACTTTAACGAGAAACAGCCATGCTATCGACCCAAGCTGACCAAGCACAATGGAGTCAGGTAACTTTAGCTGTCTTCTATCAGCTAATTTGATATGTTTACTGTCTAGTGCTTGCTCTCCAGCTAAAAATAGTAGCTAGAGTTGTTGCAACATGGTTCTAGTAATTTTCTTTCCAGTTGTATCAGGGTGTTTTCACACAGTCCTCTTTAAAATAACAGATCTgtcattttttaaatgaaatctggggtaaaaaaaaaaaaaggagcaAAATAACTCCGTTATCTTTGTATTCACACTGCCCTTGCCTTTGAATGAGGACTCAACTATTTTGTCAGTTCAATTCAAATATTTAGTGGTCCGAGGCAtctttgcattcacattgctatgTTTAGAAAGGAACCAAGATCTTTTTCCAACATTCACTCAATGCACTCTGGGTTTTTGCAAAGTGCAGTACAAGCCATTCCATCAGACCTTGATGGAATGATTTACATTGATATACCTGCTTACATTTTGGAAGCTAATAGATTGCATTTAGTTAAGAGATGAGACATAAAGGAACACATTTTTTTCCTTTCTTGCACTGACTTTAGTGATGAATACTTTGAGGGAAAAAGTACTTGATACGATTGTGATGGCTTGTTTCACCGAGCGATCTTAAGATGAACGCACACATTGTAAGTCGCGCTGGAAAAGAGCGTCCTctaaattatttaaatgtatgaaTGTAATGAGATACTATTAACATGTGAATATTATTGGTAACAGAAGAAATAGCAGAAAATAACTCATTAAATAATGCTGTAATTGAAAAGTGTACACCCGATGTAGGTTACTACTCCTTTAAGAGCTATAATTGATGTTGTGCCTTATGTTGTGGTACTCACTAAATATGTTGTCTCCTCACACTATTCAAACCCCACAATCGAATAAACAGCTTATGAAGCTA
The sequence above is drawn from the Salmo salar chromosome ssa22, Ssal_v3.1, whole genome shotgun sequence genome and encodes:
- the npepl1 gene encoding probable aminopeptidase NPEPL1 (The RefSeq protein has 1 substitution compared to this genomic sequence), with product MANVVLEFKASAGDSEPQNRPVLIVGQLNNLAQTNWTQVKGKLQPAVSEKVWQAALTALNPNPTDSCPLYLSHAAVAALPSRVSRHNSPSSAHFLSRLVRTCLPGGTSRCILVVCERSDVFASACAIARAFPIFSRRSASSRRTEKKEVTVEFITVGQDNGPLDLTILQCLANAADGVRLAARIVDTPCNEMNTDHFLEEIKAVGTELGISPVIIRGEELKQKGFGGIYGVGKAAVNPPALAVLSHKPDGATQTIAWVGKGIVYDTGGLSIKGKTNMPGMKRDCGGAAAILGAFKATVKQGFKDNLHAVFCLAENAVGPAATRPDDIHTLYSGKTVEINNTDAEGRLVLSDGVVYASKDLSADIILDMATLTGAQGISTGKYHCAVMTNSEQWEMACVSAGRSSGDLAHPLVYCPELHFSEFTSAVADMKNSVADRENATSSCAGLFIGSHLGFDWPGVWVHVDIASPVHAGERATGFGVALLMALFGQASDDPMLNQVSPLGAARMNAASGDPVARDSKRRRLV